Proteins co-encoded in one Anopheles moucheti chromosome X, idAnoMoucSN_F20_07, whole genome shotgun sequence genomic window:
- the LOC128307030 gene encoding kinesin-like protein Klp10A, with product MGTEQNNMDIFEKGNIIYIKRSDGRIHTAIVSRFHEATRSVTVEWYERGESKGKEIEIDMLLELNKNIQHQPQQHAPEPVAETNNERETPAPANLARNPTQAIIRYNNILMQRAESGKSGVPSAYNRATVVTGQSNRPEQSGTGRTTNATRNITNSNHNARATIVNNRTAEQPTESRTQPKALGKMSISSNTQQQQQQAAAPAAAQLNANNAVAGSIPRKSSCVVTVGMMEENRIKQRDKFKEIREKKNALMSQDGGNPNWEFINMIREYQNTIDFRPLVEGQPVDVHQITVCVRKRPLNQKEMTRKEVDVVCIPNKNTLIVHEPKAKVDLTKYLDNQKFRFDYTFDETCSNEMVYMYAAKPLVQAVFEGAMATCFAYGQTGSGKTHTMGGTFNGRTQDSKNGIYALATRDIFELLQSPKYRSNNLVVSASFYEIYCGNVFDLLSNKNKARVLEDGKKKVQVVGLSEKEVYSVDEVQAIISSGSNLRTSGQTAANSNSSRSHAIFSLTLRVKGSAKVHGKFSFIDLAGNERGADTVSEDRRTRSESSEINKSLLSLKECIRALGRKKHLPYRGSVLTKVLRDSFIGKNIRTCMIAMIAPGMTSCEHTLNTLRYAYRVKELAVIDPDERVDPEEDLIEGDEPTNGGAHNFNDLEQLRSLNENEMTMELYNQHKAISDLQQKEEEVLDNHLRVNEFLEKFLPETMELYNLTNLVDYDQDAYCKRGEELFTQLAEVANSFKDLMSEFRAKLAQEEMVSQAAKLSHRK from the exons GTCGTATCCATACGGCGATCGTTTCGCGGTTCCACGAAGCCACACGCTCCGTCACGGTCGAATGGTACGAGCGGGGCGAATCGAAGGGCAAAGAGATCGAGATCGATATGCTGCTCGAGCTGAACAAAAACATCCAGCATCAGCCACAGCAGCATGCACCGGAACCGGTAGCGGAAACGAACAACGAGCGGGAAACACCCGCACCGGCCAACCTAGCACGC AATCCGACACAAGCAATAATACGCTACAATAATATATTAATGCAACGTGCCGAATCGGGCAAATCTGGAGTACCGTCGGCATACAATCGGGCCACCGTCGTCACGGGACAGTCGAACCGTCCGGAGCAGTCCGGAACCGGGCGTACAACCAATG CCACACGGAACATTACCAACAGCAATCACAACGCACGTGCTACAATAGTCAACAACCGAACAGCCGAACAACCAACGGAATCCAGAACACAGCCAAAG GCACTGGGAAAAATGTctatcagcagcaacacccaacagcaacaacagcaggcggccgcaccagcagcagcccaGCTGAACGCGAACAATGCGGTGGCCGGTTCGATACCGCGTAAGTCATCCTGCGTCGTGACGGTCGGCATGATGGAGGAGAACCGCATCAAGCAGCGCGACAAGTTTAAGGAGATACGCGAAAAGAAGAATGCGCTGATGAGTCAGGACGGTGGTAACCCAAACTGGGAGTTTATCAACATGATTCGGGAGTACCAGAACACGATCGACTTCCGTCCGCTGGTCGAGGGCCAACCAGTCGACGTCCATCAGATAACGGTGTGCGTGCGGAAGCGACCGCTCAACCAGAAGGAGATGACGCGCAAGGAGGTAGACGTGGTGTGCATACCGAACAAGAACACGCTGATCGTGCACGAACCAAAAGCGAAGGTCGATCTTACGAAGTACCTCGACAATCAGAAGTTCCGGTTCGATTATACGTTCGACGAAACGTGCTCGAACGAGATGGTTTATAT GTACGCGGCAAAACCATTAGTACAGGCTGTGTTCGAGGGCGCGATGGCAACCTGTTTTGCGTACGGTCAGACTGGTTCTGGCAAGACGCATACGATGGGTGGCACATTTAACGGGCGCACCCAGGACAGCAAGAACGGCATCTATGCGCTAGCAACCCGGGACATCTTCGAGCTACTGCAAAGCCCTAAGTACAGGTCGAACAATCTTGTCGTGTCGGCAAGCTTCTACGAGATCTATTGCGGCAAT GTGTTTGATCTCCTGTCGAACAAGAACAAGGCGCGCGTACTGGAGGATGGCAAGAAAAAAGTACAGGTGGTTGGCCTATCGGAGAAGGAAGTTTACTCGGTCGACGAGGTACAGGCCATCATCAGCAGTGGCAGCAACCTGCGAACATCCGGCCAAACCGCAGCCAACTCGAACTCGTCCCGTTCGCACGCCATCTTCTCGCTCACGCTTCGCGTGAAGGGTAGCGCCAAGGTGCACGGCAAATTTTCCTTCATCGATCTAGCGGGCAATGAGCGTGGCGCGGATACCGTGTCCGAAGACAGACGCACGCGCTCGGAAAGTTCGGAAATTAACAAATCGCTGCTGTCGCTGAAGGAGTGCATTCGGGCGCTCGGGCGCAAAAAGCATCTGCCGTACCGTGGCAGCGTCCTGACGAAGGTGCTGCGCGATTCATTCATCGGCAAAAACATTCGCACGTGCATGATTGCGATGATTGCGCCAGGGATGACGTCGTGCGAACACACGCTGAATACGCTCCGGTATGCCTACCGCGTGAAGGAGCTGGCCGTTATCGATCCGGACGAGCGAGTCGATCCGGAAGAGGATCTGATCGAAGGTGACGAACCGACCAATGGCGGTGCGCACAATTTTAACGATCTCGAACAGTTACGCTCACTCAAC GAAAACGAAATGACGATGGAGTTGTACAATCAGCATAAGGCCATATCGGATTTGCAGCAGAAGGAAGAAGAGGTACTGGATAATCATCTGCGGGTAAACGAGTTTCTGGAAAAGTTCTTGCCCGAAACTATGGAACTGTACAACCTCACGAACTTGGTAGACTACGATCAAGATG cCTACTGTAAGCGCGGAGAGGAGCTGTTTACGCAGCTTGCCGAAGTTGCCAACTCATTCAAGGATCTAATGTCCGAGTTCCGTGCGAAACTGGCACAGGAGGAAATGGTATCACAAGCAGCCAAACTGAGCCATCGCAAGTAA
- the LOC128307036 gene encoding uncharacterized protein LOC128307036: protein MKRPAVETVSAILLLLVVGQVATEADPETQGQTVSVPPAMPSPTEPLPFDEPTVERFFTAVKSQLRCGYPMFGVPSLVPLKLSYTLKTSFDLLSLKKISVVASNFTVHGLNEFSWDPSRTRFTRTSATVPLSFPNVTAFAHTSLNGANGTSFLELRNITVRLDAQYEEKDDLLYVTELSGSVLLEDAKVKIASLFPKSAKLSKIWNKAIGKSLPILVELFNAGKLKIEYLSRLLSGAKFYAMNTINNALNSHSLNFDRLVTSMVKFADGTSDSLQCDGNAPMTGDEIVGWLRA, encoded by the exons ATGAAACGTCCAGCAGTTGAGACTGTGTCGGCGATTCTGCTGCTGTTAGTGGTGGGCCAGGTCGCTACGGAGGCCGATCCAGAAACGCAGGGTCAAACGGTTAGCGTACCACCGGCCATGCCGAGTCCCACCGAGCCCCTCCCTTTCGATG AACCCACAGTGGAACGGTTCTTCACCGCCGTCAAGAGTCAGCTACGGTGCGGATATCCGATGTTTGGTGTACCTTCGCTGGTACCGTTGAAGCTAAGCTACACCCTTAAGACGTCGTTCGATCTGCTTTCGTTGAAGAA AATCAGCGTGGTGGCATCCAACTTTACCGTGCACGGGCTTAACGAGTTTAGCTGGGATCCGTCTCGGACACGGTTTACCCGCACGTCTGCCACCGTGCCACTTTCCTTTCCGAATGTGACCGCATTCGCTCACACTTCACTGAACGGTGCAAACGGTACGTCCTTCCTGGAGCTGCGCAACATCACTGTACGTCTGGATGCACAGTACGAGGAAAAGGACGATCTGCTCTACGTGACCGAACTGAGCGGTTCGGTGCTCCTCGAAGATGCGAAG GTTAAGATTGCTTCACTCTTCCCCAAGAGTGCCAAGCTGAGCAAGATCTGGAACAAAGCGATCGGCAAATCGTTACCCATACTGGTGGAGCTGTTCAATGCTGGCAAGCTGAAGATCGAGTATCTGAGCCGGTTGCTGAGCGGTGCCAAGTTTTACGCGATGAACACGATCAACAATGCGCTCAACTCGCACAGCCTCAACTTTGACCGGTTGGTCACAAGTATGGTGAAGTTCGCGGACGGTACATCGGATTCGCTGCAGTGTGACGGTAATGCACCGATGACCGGTGATGAGATTGTCGGTTGGCTACGGGcttaa
- the LOC128307028 gene encoding AP-3 complex subunit delta, whose protein sequence is MALKMVKGNLERMFDKNLTDLVRGIRNNKDNEAKYIAQCIEEIKQELRQDNVSVKSNAVAKLTYLQMCGYDISWAGFNIIEVMSSNRFTCKRIGYLAASQCFHPDSELLMLTTNMIRKDLSSTNQYDAGVALSGLSCFISTDLSRDLANDIMTLMSSTKPYLRMKAVLMMYKVFLRYPEALRPAFPKLKEKLEDPDPSVQSAAVNVICELARKNPKNYLSLAPIFFKLMTTSTNNWMLIKIIKLFGALTPLEPRLGKKLIEPLTNLIHSTSAMSLLYECINTVIAVLISISSGMPNHSASIQLCVQKLRILIEDSDQNLKYLGLLAMSKILKTHPKSVQTHKDLILACLDDKDESIRLRALDLLYGMVSKKNLMEIVRRLLGHMERAEGSSYRDELLYKVIEICSQGSYQYVTNFEWYLTVLVELILLESGSRHGRLIAAQLLDVAIRVQAVRTFAVNEMATLLETYPVTAAPNGTMQEVLYAAAWIVGEFATHLDGPERTLGVLLQPKPVAGHIQAVYVQNALKLFAHLVGEAVRHRDAAAIDSYCQKLHEGLRSYLSSADIEVQERASSVYFLVAMLRESLGAAEPTVPLGGLLELAPDTLANSNEGEEDITYGTTNTTSGYATAAWDEIEQIASDLQGLFASELNPVAPKAQRKVQLPEELDLDEWINQPPESADASSADGGTSDDDKFPLFLTDGAGRGGAGGERETNGGGGSRSYKRIEYTQEELDKMRQARLLEQTNNPNYLKPAKKKTDYQHDAYEDIPIAEIALEVPLQIHSTKRSDKYLMDTDRSSRVFVKGGGSSRKGKGEKTGSGKKSKRHGKKNKRYSDESDSESDDPKPLHVVNTVIELPEGAILSDTEDKNNADPNDPHRALDIDLDAPFDDEYPAEMKRKSANNSKHHDVMLLRDGDGNTNAKATRADPTEPSGEQLTVPRSGGNRSSSKHAKPTVNESEHREKQKKKKKSNDKERVASMSSGVKKAASENADTMMLMIDEEPSRDGAAKGAKGRTKRENKDKVARQEEKEEEEEEEDAKGKKKKHSKKSSKHHHHHHSKRDADRPKAGYEEMLAQPGGNGSKDAI, encoded by the exons ATGGCGCTGAAAATGGTAAAAGGCAACCTGGAGCGGATGTTTGACAAAAACCTAACCGATCTGGTGCGCGGCATACGTAACAACAAAGATAACGAG GCCAAGTATATCGCACAGTGCATCGAGGAGATCAAGCAGGAGCTGCGACAGGACAATGTCAGCGTCAAGAGCAATGCGGTCGCAAAGCTAACGTATCTGCAGATGTGCGGCTACGATATCTCATGGGCCGGCTTTAACATCATTGAGGTGATGAGCTCGAACCGATTCACCTGCAAGCGGATTGGCTACCTTGCCGCCAGCCAGTGCTTCCATCCGGACAGCGAACTGCTGATGCTAACAACCAACATGATCCGGAAGGATCTGAGCTCCACCAATCAGTACGATGCGGGCGTTGCATTGTCCGGGCTAAGTTGCTTCATCTCAACCGATCTGTCCCGAGATCTGGCCAACGACATCATGACACTG ATGAGCTCCACCAAACCGTATCTGCGCATGAAGGCGGTGCTGATGATGTACAAAGTGTTCCTCCGGTACCCGGAAGCGCTCCGGCCCGCCTTTCCGAAGCTGAAGGAAAAGCTCGAGGATCCGGACCCGAGCGTGCAGTCCGCGGCGGTAAACGTGATCTGCGAGCTGGCGCGAAAAAACCCGAAAAACTATTTATCACTCGCGCCCATTTTCTTCAAGCTGATGACCACATCGACCAACAACTGGATGTTGATCAAAATTATCAAACTG TTCGGTGCTTTAACTCCGCTAGAACCCAGATTAGGCAAAAAGCTAATTGAACCGTTGACCAATTTAATCCATAG CACGTCGGCAATGAGCCTGCTGTACGAGTGCATCAATACCGTGATCGCGGTACTGATAAGCATCAGCAGCGGAATGCCGAATCATAGCGCTTCCATACAGCTGTGCGTCCAGAAGCTTCGTATCCTGATCGAGGACTCGGACCAGAATC TGAAATATCTCGGCCTGCTAGCAATGTCCAAGATCCTGAAGACCCATCCGAAGAGTGTCCAGACGCACAAGGATCTAATACTGGCCTGTTTGGACGATAAGGACGAATCGATACGATTGCGTGCGCTCGATCTGCTGTACGGCATGGTGTCGAAAAAGAACTTAATGGAAATCGTCCGTCGACTGCTCGGACACATGGAACGTGCCGAAGGGTCCTCGTATCGGGACGAGCTGCTGTACAAGGTGATCGAGATATGCTCGCAGGGTTCGTACCAGTACGTCACCAACTTTGAATGGTACCTAACCGTGCTGGTTGAGCTGATTCTGCTCGAATCAGGCTCGCGGCACGGCCGTCTTATTGCCGCCCAGCTGCTAGACGTGGCGATACGCGTACAGGCAGTGCGTACGTTCGCGGTGAACGAGATGGCAACACTACTGGAGACTTACCCCGTTACTGCGGCACCGAACGGAACGATGCAGGAGGTACTGTATGCGGCCGCCTGGATTGTGGGCGAGTTCGCCACCCATCTGGATGGGCCGGAGCGTACTTTAGGGGTGCTGTTGCAACCGAAACCGGTCGCCGGCCACATCCAGGCGGTGTACGTGCAGAATGCACTGAAACTGTTTGCCCATCTGGTCGGCGAAGCTGTACGTCACCGGGATGCGGCCGCAATCGATTCGTACTGCCAGAAGTTACACGAAGGTCTGCGCAGTTATCTCAGTTCAGCCGACATCGAGGTGCAGGAGCGTGCCAGTTCCGTGTACTTTTTGGTTGCGATGCTGCGGGAGTCGCTCGGTGCGGCTGAACCAACAGTACCGCTAGGTGGGTTACTTGAGCTAGCGCCGGATACACTCGCAAATTCGAACGAGGGCGAAGAAGATATAACATACGGGACGACGAATACTACCTCAGGCTATGCCACGGCCGCATGGGACGAGATCGAGCAGATCGCGTCCGATCTCCAGGGGTTGTTTGCCAGCGAGCTGAACCCGGTCGCACCAAAAGCCCAGCGCAAGGTGCAACTGCCGGAGGAGCTCGATCTCGACGAATGGATCAACCAACCGCCCGAATCGGCGGACGCCAGCAGTGCGGACGGTGGTACGAGCGATGACGACAAATTCCCACTGTTCCTGACGGACGGTGCGGGTCGGGGTGGTGCTGGGGGTGAACGTGAAacaaatggtggtggtggatcaCGTTCCTATAAGCGCATAGAATATACACAGGAAGAGCTTGATAAG ATGAGACAAGCACGACTGctggaacaaacaaacaatcccaACTATCTGAAACCGGCCAAAAAGAAGACCGACTACCAGCACGACGCTTACGAAGATATACCGATCGCTGAAATTGCACTCGAAGTGCCTCTCCAAATACATT CCACTAAACGTTCGGATAAATATCTCATGGATACGGATCGTTCATCGCGCGTGTTCGTCAAGGGTGGAGGATCGTCACGCAAGGGCAAGGGCGAAAAGACTGGATCGGGCAAAAAATCGAAGCGACAtggcaagaaaaacaaacgctaCTCGGACGAGTCCGATTCGGAAAGCGATG ATCCCAAACCGTTGCACGTCGTGAACACAGTAATCGAGCTGCCGGAAGGTGCAATACTGTCCGACACAGAGGATAAAAACAACGCCGACCCGAACGATCCGCACCGGGCGCTCGACATCGATTTGGATGC CCCGTTCGATGACGAGTACCCAGCGGAAATGAAGCGAAAATCGGCCAATAACAGCAAACATCACGACGTTATGTTGTTACGGGATGGAGACGGTAATACCAACGCCAAAGCCACTCGCGCCGACCCAACTGAACCGAGCGGGGAGCAATTGACTGTGCCACGGTCCGGTGGTAACCGTTCGTCGTCGAAGCACGCGAAACCGACCGTAAACGAATCTGAACACcgggaaaagcaaaagaaaaagaagaaatcaaaCGACAAGGAGCGTGTCGCCTCAATGTCGTCAGGTGTGAAAAAGGCGGCGAGCGAAAATGCGGACACAATGATGCTGATGATCGATGAGGAACCAAGCAGAGACGGTGCGGCTAAAGGTGCGAAGGGACGGACGAAACGGGAGAACAAGGACAAGGTGGCCAGACAGGAGGaaaaggaggaggaggaggaggaggaggatgccaaaggcaagaagaagaagcacagCAAAAAATCATCGaaacaccaccatcatcatcatagcAAGCGGGACGCGGATCGACCGAAGGCGGGCTATGAGGAGATGCTGGCGCAACCGGGCGGCAACGGTAGTAAGGACGCAATTTAa
- the LOC128307031 gene encoding cystathionine beta-synthase-like protein gives MASHRSCPMNGHQAVNAKQQPVTEEDPMANFIRPDQPSRCTWSLGTTETSPHHHEPLAPKPSVLPSILEAVGGTPLVKLNKIPQSLGLKCNVYVKCEFLNPGGSVKDRIGVRMVLEAERKGLLKPGCTIIEPTSGNTGIGLAMAAAARGYRCLIVMPEKMSNEKVDTLKALGAEVIRTPTEAAFDSPEGLIAVSQRLQRSIPDSVILDQYRNAGNPLAHYDGTGAEIVEQLAGRVDMVVIGTGTGGTMTGIGRKIKESCPNCQVIAADPEGSILAEPEELNQTNVSFYEVEGVGYDFLPTVLDRTVVDRWYKFNDRVALPLAKRLIRDEGLLCGGSSGGNLHVAFEAAKELKEGQNCVVILPDNIRNYLTKFVSDNWMEARYFKESDNCHNQKWWNDKVQTLPMETLLTVRDDAPISDAIATMKENNRTHLPVVDATGAIKGVVHLPNLLGKLLNRLAKPSDLVRRAIFKQYVKIDHQENVGRASRILEKDSFLLVTRQETGAEPTERLVGVLTQRVLFDFVAEQAATISNGNGNAE, from the exons ATGGCAAGCCATCGCAGCTGTCCCATGAATGGGCATCAGGCAGTGAACGCCAAGCAACAGCCCGTCACCGAGGAGGACCCGATGGCGAACTTTATCCGTCCCGATCAACCATCGCGGTGTACCTGGTCTCTGGGAACGACGGAAACTAGCCCGCATCATCATGAACCACT CGCTCCTAAGCCGTCAGTGCTGCCTTCGATTCTGGAAGCAGTTGGAGGAACACCGTTGGTGAAACTCAACAAAATTCCCCAATCGTTGGGTTTGAAATGCAATGTTT ACGTCAAATGTGAGTTCCTCAATCCGGGTGGTTCGGTAAAGGATCGCATCGGAGTGCGGATGGTGTTGGAGGCAGAGCGCAAGGGTTTACTGAAGCCTGGCTGTACCATCATTGAGCCGACGTCTGGCAACACTGGGATCGGTTTGGCgatggctgctgctgcccgcGGTTACCGCTGTTTGATCGTAATGCCGGAGAAGATGTCCAACGAGAAGGTGGACACGTTGAAGGCGCTCGGTGCTGAGGTGATACGCACACCGACCGAGGCAGCGTTCGACTCGCCGGAAGGTCTTATCGCTGTGTCGCAGCGTCTGCAACGTTCCATCCCGGACTCCGTTATACTTGACCAGTACCGCAACGCCGGCAATCCGCTGGCACATTATGACGGTACGGGTGCCGAGATAGTGGAGCAGCTGGCAGGGCGCGTGGACATGGTTGTCATCGGTACGGGCACCGGTGGTACTATGACCGGCATTGGACGTAAGATTAAGGAGTCTTGTCCAAACTGTCAGGTTATCGCGGCCGATCCAGAAGGTTCCATATTGGCCGAACCGGAAGAACTTAACCAGACGAATGTAAGCTTCTACGAGGTGGAAGGCGTCGGGTACGACTTCCTGCCGACGGTACTCGATCGCACTGTCGTCGACCGGTGGTACAAGTTTAACGACCGTGTAGCACTCCCCCTTGCAAAACGCCTTATCCGGGACGAGGGTTTGCTATGTGGTGGTAGCAGCGGTGGCAACCTGCACGTGGCATTCGAGGCAGCCAAGGAGCTAAAGGAGGGCCAGAACTGTGTGGTGATCCTGCCGGACAATATTCGCAACTATCTgaccaagttcgtatcagacAACTGGATGGAGGCGCGTTACTTCAAGGAGTCGGACAACTGCCATAATCAGAA GTGGTGGAATGATAAAGTACAAACGTTGCCGATGGAGACGCTCCTAACGGTGCGCGATGATGCGCCTATCAGTGACGCAATTGCAACGATGAAGGAGAACAATCGTACCCATCTGCCTGTTGTTGACGCCACCGG CGCTATCAAGGGTGTGGTACATCTACCAAACCTTTTGGGCAAACTGCTCAATCGCTTGGCTAAACCTTCCGATCTTGTGCGTCGGGCCATCTTCAAGCAGTACGTTAAGATCGACCACCAAGAGAACGTTGGCCGTGCCTCGCGGATTTTAGAAAAGGATAGCTTTTTGCTCGTAACACGCCAAGAGACGG GTGCTGAACCTACCGAACGTCTCGTAGGGGTCCTAACGCAGCGTGTACTGTTTGACTTTGTTGCCGAGCAGGCTGCAACTATTTctaatggaaatggaaatgcagagtaa